In a single window of the Papaver somniferum cultivar HN1 chromosome 8, ASM357369v1, whole genome shotgun sequence genome:
- the LOC113305528 gene encoding uncharacterized protein LOC113305528: protein MASATLQIRKDIAGLIAFVSRWCMETHTSISRWGEMTITLDSVAILLNLPIIGNLDVVFSKEEEETHATLVRKSEEYLRKDNEEKFFYTWWVSEWFPKEPEPALVLDDTLHVAAFLALWLSRDIFDDGSGRNEIRQNLINFAIKLAKGVALSIGSLFLGSLYTHLDCLATDMYAFNGYMKVDSYVHIAFLQAWLWEHFKHYAPNPINSLPDTYGGSRILHWSKKRPRPSSKLVYFLDNVNAINFRPWAPVHGSIVHPNTFASAQNITLHSD, encoded by the coding sequence ATGGCGTCTGCAACACTTCAGATTAGGAAAGACATTGCTGGTCTGATCGCTTTCGTCTCTAGGTGGTGTATGGAGACTCATACTTCCATATCTAGGTGGGGCGAGATGACTATTACTTTGGATAGCGTAGCCATCCTATTGAATCTTCCAATAATTGGGAACCTTGATGTAGTCTTTTCCAAGGAGGAAGAGGAAACGCATGCTACTTTGGTTAGGAAGTCGGAAGAATATCTTCGGAAGGACAATGAGGAAAAGTtcttttatacttggtgggtgtctgaatggttccccAAGGAGCCGGAGCCGGCTTTGGTGTTGGACGATACGCTCCATGTCGCTGCATTCTTAGccttgtggttatccagagatatttttgatgatggttctggCAGAAACGAAATAAGACAGAATCTCATCAACTTTGCTATCAAATTGGCGAAAGGCGTGGCTCTTTCCATAGGCAGCTTGTTCcttggctctttgtacacccatctggattgCTTAGCAACAGACATGTATGCTTTTAATGGGTACATGAAGGTTGACTCGTATGTCCAtatcgcctttctccaagcatggttgtgggagcattttaagcacTACGCTCCTAATCCAATAAATTCACTTCCTGACAcatatggcggctctaggatactTCATTGGTCGAAGAAGCGTCCAAGACCTAGCTCAAAACTCGTCTATTTTCTCGACAACGTGAATGCAATAAACTTCCGTCCCTGGGCTCCGGTCCATGGGTCCATAGTTCATCCAAACACTTTTGCTTCCGCCCAAAACATAACATTACATTCtgattag